Proteins encoded together in one Acidobacteriota bacterium window:
- a CDS encoding DUF1552 domain-containing protein: protein MMIFKKAIPRRTFLRGAGAALALPLLESMSPALAGSSSVADPALNRPQRLGFVYVPNGIIMDHWTPDSVGAQFDLKPTMEPFAAFRDQFTIITGLDHNNAEPLPGEGEVAPHERAGATFLTGVHPERQGRVGISIDQIVAKELGKHTQLASMELGLDGSDVVGQCERGWSCAYLHTLSWRSETNPLPTENQPRAVFERMFGDSDTTDPAERRDRIQKNRSLLDSVTEAASSMMAGLGARDRGKLSEFLDAIRDIERRIQTAEAETGRELPQFDRPAGIPASFDNHAKLMFDLQVLALQTDLTRVITFMMGREQADRTYREIGIADAHHPLTHHQNDPEKIAKVVRINTFHAQQFAYYLDKLRATRDGDGSLLDHSMILYGGCISDGNKHLHQNIPLMLAGGAGVKLRGGRHLKFPAGTPATNLFLTMLDKLNVPLDRFGDSTGRLNI from the coding sequence ATGATGATCTTCAAGAAAGCCATACCGCGCCGGACGTTTCTGCGCGGAGCGGGAGCGGCGCTGGCGCTGCCTCTTCTCGAAAGCATGTCGCCTGCTCTCGCAGGGTCATCATCAGTAGCCGACCCCGCGCTGAATCGTCCGCAGCGGCTGGGCTTTGTCTATGTGCCGAACGGCATCATCATGGACCATTGGACGCCGGACTCAGTCGGCGCGCAGTTCGATCTGAAGCCCACGATGGAACCCTTCGCGGCGTTTCGCGATCAGTTCACCATCATCACCGGCCTTGATCACAACAACGCCGAGCCGCTGCCCGGCGAAGGCGAAGTCGCTCCACACGAGCGCGCCGGCGCGACGTTCCTTACTGGCGTACACCCGGAGCGGCAGGGCCGCGTGGGCATCTCCATTGATCAGATTGTCGCGAAGGAGTTGGGTAAGCACACACAGCTCGCCTCGATGGAACTCGGCCTTGATGGCTCGGACGTAGTGGGGCAGTGCGAGCGCGGATGGAGTTGCGCGTATCTCCACACGCTGTCGTGGCGCAGCGAGACTAATCCGCTGCCCACCGAGAATCAGCCGCGCGCTGTGTTCGAGCGCATGTTCGGCGACAGCGACACCACGGACCCGGCTGAGCGGCGCGACCGCATCCAGAAAAACCGGAGCTTGCTCGACTCCGTTACCGAGGCGGCTTCGTCAATGATGGCTGGCCTCGGCGCGCGCGATCGCGGCAAGCTCTCGGAGTTCCTCGACGCCATCCGCGATATCGAGCGTCGCATCCAAACCGCAGAAGCGGAGACCGGGCGCGAGTTGCCGCAGTTTGACCGTCCCGCGGGCATTCCGGCCAGCTTCGACAATCACGCCAAGCTGATGTTCGATCTTCAGGTGCTTGCGCTCCAGACCGATCTCACACGCGTGATCACATTCATGATGGGACGCGAGCAGGCCGACCGCACGTATCGCGAGATCGGCATCGCCGACGCGCATCATCCGCTGACGCATCACCAGAACGATCCCGAGAAGATCGCCAAGGTCGTGCGCATCAACACATTCCACGCGCAGCAGTTCGCGTATTATCTTGACAAGCTGCGCGCAACGCGCGACGGCGACGGATCGCTTCTAGACCACTCGATGATTTTGTACGGTGGGTGCATCTCGGACGGCAACAAGCATCTGCATCAGAATATTCCTCTGATGCTGGCCGGCGGCGCGGGTGTAAAGTTGCGCGGCGGCAGGCATCTGAAATTTCCGGCGGGCACTCCGGCGACCAATCTGTTCCTGACTATGCTCGACAAATTGAATGTCCCGCTCGACCGTTTCGGCGACAGCACCGGAAGACTGAACATTTGA
- a CDS encoding ankyrin repeat domain-containing protein, producing MQFGQDRKNRKFVEMFGVQELAKMRLNWEPHLKNIGQFTTSLLAYIFTMLMAVSASAAPVGDQALADFIEHGDREAAMTLVRARADVNATQADGSTALAWAAHHDDLELANLLIAAGAKVNAANEYGITPLSLACVNGSAAMVEKLLAAGADPNTVQLRSGETPLMTAARTGNVLVVRMLLSKGAQVNARESRRGQNALMWAASRSHADVVMALLERGADARAASQNGFTALMFATRNGHLDIARMLVSTGAGLNDRSPEDGTALVVAAAGGHEDLALFLLEKGADPNLTDAYGITPLHFAAQKGIADLSAVEYTNSVRPPRNLPRLAKALLTRGANPNAAISKDYASNTRSPYRHTAPMSLTGATPYFLAAAAGDVELMRLLAASGANTRMKVKGDTTVLMVAAGSGRVQDFLAGEETQHLEAMKLALQHGAEVNLANAKGQTAVMAAASAGANSLVRLLAAEGADLNARDRIGMTPWTIALAMSPLANYAGELRLHQETAELLVELGARMMTREEFDATVEKERY from the coding sequence GTGCAATTTGGTCAGGACCGCAAGAACCGCAAATTTGTCGAGATGTTTGGAGTACAGGAGTTGGCGAAAATGAGACTCAATTGGGAACCCCACCTCAAAAACATTGGGCAGTTCACGACCTCACTATTGGCCTACATTTTTACCATGCTAATGGCCGTGTCGGCCTCCGCCGCACCAGTGGGCGATCAGGCGCTGGCCGACTTCATTGAGCACGGCGACCGCGAGGCGGCCATGACCCTGGTGCGCGCGAGGGCCGACGTCAACGCGACCCAGGCCGATGGTTCGACGGCCCTCGCCTGGGCCGCGCATCACGATGATCTGGAGTTGGCGAACCTGCTCATCGCGGCGGGAGCGAAGGTGAATGCGGCCAATGAATACGGCATCACGCCGCTGTCGCTGGCCTGTGTCAACGGCAGCGCGGCGATGGTGGAGAAGCTGCTTGCAGCCGGGGCCGATCCCAACACCGTGCAGCTTCGCAGCGGCGAGACCCCACTGATGACGGCCGCGCGCACGGGCAATGTGCTGGTAGTCCGCATGCTATTGTCCAAAGGCGCGCAAGTGAACGCGCGCGAGTCACGGCGCGGCCAGAACGCGCTGATGTGGGCGGCATCGCGCAGCCACGCCGATGTGGTGATGGCGCTGCTGGAGCGCGGCGCGGACGCCAGGGCGGCGTCGCAGAATGGATTCACCGCGCTCATGTTCGCAACGCGCAATGGTCATCTGGATATCGCTCGCATGTTGGTCAGCACCGGCGCAGGCCTGAATGATAGGAGTCCTGAGGACGGCACCGCGCTGGTCGTTGCCGCTGCGGGAGGACATGAAGATCTTGCGCTGTTCCTGCTGGAGAAGGGCGCGGATCCGAATCTTACCGATGCCTATGGAATCACGCCGCTGCATTTCGCGGCACAGAAGGGCATCGCGGATTTGAGCGCCGTCGAGTACACCAACTCCGTGCGACCTCCGCGCAATTTGCCGCGGCTGGCCAAAGCGCTGCTTACCAGGGGCGCGAATCCCAACGCCGCGATTAGCAAGGACTACGCCTCTAATACACGCTCGCCCTATCGGCACACCGCGCCGATGAGTCTGACTGGAGCCACGCCATACTTCCTGGCGGCTGCGGCTGGCGATGTTGAGTTGATGCGGCTGCTGGCCGCCTCGGGCGCGAATACCAGGATGAAGGTGAAGGGCGACACGACGGTGCTAATGGTTGCCGCTGGTTCAGGTCGCGTGCAGGATTTCCTGGCGGGCGAAGAGACGCAGCATCTGGAAGCGATGAAGCTTGCGTTGCAACATGGCGCGGAGGTAAATCTGGCGAACGCCAAGGGTCAGACGGCGGTGATGGCCGCGGCTTCCGCAGGTGCGAATTCATTGGTGCGATTGCTGGCGGCGGAGGGCGCTGACCTGAATGCGCGTGATCGCATCGGCATGACTCCGTGGACCATCGCGCTGGCAATGAGTCCATTGGCCAACTATGCCGGCGAACTGCGCCTGCACCAGGAGACCGCCGAGTTGTTAGTGGAGTTGGGCGCGAGGATGATGACGCGGGAAGAGTTTGACGCTACGGTGGAGAAGGAGCGGTATTGA
- a CDS encoding ferredoxin produces the protein MLYFPLAGVSPASHHSPMEIRWRGPGNHFGRLAMKVIVDAIACDGYVKCLRIAPTLFRMNDRNVAVPIVEGELTPEQLKLAEMAAKMCPSKAIQLTD, from the coding sequence ATGTTATACTTCCCGCTGGCTGGCGTCAGCCCCGCGAGCCACCACAGTCCAATGGAGATTCGCTGGCGCGGGCCCGGAAATCATTTTGGGAGACTAGCAATGAAAGTTATTGTGGATGCTATCGCCTGCGATGGTTACGTGAAATGCCTTCGCATTGCCCCTACGTTATTTCGCATGAATGATCGGAACGTAGCCGTGCCGATAGTGGAGGGCGAATTAACGCCCGAGCAATTGAAGCTGGCCGAGATGGCTGCCAAGATGTGTCCATCAAAGGCAATTCAACTTACTGATTGA
- a CDS encoding TonB-dependent receptor: MRSRSWAEFVFCRPQWLANCLHNLPGKVLHMNCSDILASLPRGLRLFAGLLLVGGVLFTHDGRAQQIGGSLHGEVADSAGAPVAGATVTAKSATGGAARTVQTGAQGQYTLPELAAGSHSVEVTANGFAKQTVESIAVNGAATQNFKLDRASSSSSSRISEVQLVGLPLNGRSYSQLATLQEGVSDTSAADSSRGIGGSSLTVSGGRPTSNNFLLDGTSVMNTDNGVPTSASGAQLGSEAVLQVIVQSTNVTAENGRGSGGTLNSITKSGSNDIHGTLFEYFRNSKMDAKNFFDQGVDPPPFKRNQFGFMLSGPVRKDRTFFMGAMESMSDRLTKTEISNLPSTEARLGIIRDCDGRELRRVAVNPKMQPYLDLYPLPNLRCKGPGISTSAAPLFLPTNDTFFTARVDHKISDHDSFFARYTFDDASSVSGQELFLFRSHNSSRQQYLTLVETHFFTLSTINSFRASFTRPVELVNSLYDPIPRNLFFVPTARDFGQISVPGLNSFGPTFTTPDGHFMTTFQFADDLVLQRGAHGIKMGVDIHRNLWNIFNSNSKGGVWTFNDLDNFLQAGLVGTAIQVALPISDNHKGFRQTLAGFYVQDAYRATERLRLDMGLRYEIATVIKDSYGRTSFIPDWLHDTVLQTGPMLGSNPSLKNFAPRIGFSWSPERDTSMVVAGGFGIYHDQFLEYAVDSQKNSAPFNRRVINQNFNASEVFPNALAAAALVTNATPFGVAVLDYPHISTPTVMRYNLTVQQSLSGGVNLRVGYVGMRGNHLFRGYEANLYPQAVIQANGELCLPGNAATVRPQDVNPTCPAVAAAQAGPLNPAFASLGLNSTDAQAFYNALQLAAGLSRKRGSIQGNYTFSKSVDDSSQPSSGSTTDYSRQYPHMRTVDRGPSEFDIRHRLSFNYFYTLPTGLSQWLVKSNLLSPLLDGWRVGGVVSFRTGTAFHPLSNVRRPGYLFSPNRPSLGAGADNNPTSGVSLGCLGIPAGEALGGPDRYFDPCAFVAAAPGRIGDAGRNTIAGPSVFTMDLSLQNDFALTGDKKLQFRAEMFNLPNHPNFGIPPRAGQIAFSGAAGNPNPTAGQIVNTITTSRQLQFALRLTF, from the coding sequence ATGCGGTCACGGTCTTGGGCGGAGTTTGTATTCTGCCGCCCGCAATGGCTCGCAAATTGCTTGCACAACCTGCCCGGAAAGGTACTTCACATGAACTGTAGTGACATATTGGCGTCCTTGCCACGGGGCCTTCGTTTATTCGCGGGGTTACTGCTGGTCGGCGGAGTGCTGTTTACTCATGACGGACGAGCGCAACAGATTGGTGGCTCACTGCATGGTGAAGTTGCGGACTCCGCGGGAGCGCCAGTCGCCGGGGCCACCGTCACGGCAAAGTCTGCGACAGGAGGCGCTGCGCGAACAGTGCAGACTGGCGCGCAGGGTCAGTACACTCTGCCGGAGCTGGCCGCTGGAAGCCATTCGGTTGAAGTGACGGCGAACGGATTTGCGAAGCAGACGGTGGAGAGCATCGCGGTCAATGGAGCGGCCACGCAGAACTTCAAGCTGGATCGTGCATCGTCGTCCAGTTCCTCGCGCATCAGTGAAGTGCAGTTGGTGGGCTTGCCCTTGAATGGGCGCAGCTACAGCCAACTGGCCACACTGCAGGAAGGGGTGTCGGACACTTCGGCGGCGGATTCTTCGCGCGGCATCGGCGGCAGCAGTCTTACTGTTTCCGGCGGGCGACCCACATCCAACAATTTTTTACTCGACGGCACCAGTGTGATGAATACTGATAACGGCGTGCCCACCAGCGCGAGCGGCGCGCAACTTGGCTCCGAGGCGGTTCTGCAAGTGATCGTGCAGAGTACGAATGTAACCGCTGAGAACGGGCGCGGCAGCGGCGGGACGCTGAACTCGATCACCAAATCGGGGTCCAATGATATTCATGGAACGCTATTCGAGTATTTCCGCAACAGCAAGATGGACGCCAAGAATTTCTTTGATCAAGGCGTTGATCCGCCGCCGTTCAAGCGCAATCAATTTGGATTCATGTTGAGCGGGCCGGTGCGCAAGGATCGCACGTTCTTCATGGGCGCAATGGAGTCGATGAGCGACCGGCTGACGAAAACAGAAATCAGCAATCTGCCGAGCACGGAGGCTCGGCTGGGGATCATTCGTGACTGTGATGGCCGTGAGTTGCGTCGCGTGGCGGTGAATCCGAAGATGCAACCCTATCTGGATCTCTATCCGCTTCCGAACTTGCGTTGCAAAGGGCCTGGCATCAGCACGAGCGCCGCACCGCTATTCCTTCCCACGAACGACACGTTCTTTACCGCGCGCGTGGACCATAAGATATCGGATCACGACAGCTTCTTCGCGCGCTACACTTTTGACGATGCTTCCAGTGTTTCCGGCCAGGAACTTTTTCTATTTCGCAGCCACAACTCGAGCCGCCAGCAGTACCTGACGCTGGTTGAGACGCATTTTTTCACACTGAGCACGATCAACTCGTTTCGCGCCAGCTTCACCCGGCCCGTGGAGCTGGTCAACTCGCTTTACGATCCAATTCCGCGCAACCTCTTCTTCGTGCCGACTGCGCGAGACTTCGGTCAGATCTCCGTGCCTGGCTTGAACTCTTTCGGGCCGACGTTCACCACTCCGGATGGACATTTCATGACGACGTTCCAATTCGCCGATGACTTGGTCCTGCAGCGCGGCGCACATGGCATCAAGATGGGCGTGGACATTCATCGCAACCTTTGGAACATCTTCAACTCCAACAGCAAGGGCGGCGTCTGGACTTTCAACGATCTGGATAATTTTCTGCAGGCGGGTCTGGTAGGCACCGCGATTCAGGTGGCGCTGCCCATCTCGGATAATCACAAGGGATTTCGCCAGACGCTGGCGGGATTCTACGTACAAGACGCCTACAGAGCGACGGAGCGGCTGCGCCTGGATATGGGGTTGCGCTACGAAATCGCAACGGTCATCAAGGATTCCTACGGTCGTACTTCGTTCATACCCGACTGGCTGCATGACACTGTGCTGCAAACGGGTCCGATGCTGGGCAGTAACCCTTCGCTGAAGAACTTCGCGCCGCGCATTGGATTCAGTTGGTCGCCAGAAAGAGATACATCAATGGTGGTTGCCGGTGGCTTCGGAATCTACCACGATCAATTCCTCGAGTACGCGGTGGACTCGCAGAAGAACTCGGCGCCATTTAATCGCCGCGTCATCAATCAGAACTTCAACGCTTCCGAGGTGTTTCCAAATGCGCTGGCCGCCGCGGCGCTGGTTACCAATGCCACGCCGTTCGGCGTTGCCGTTCTCGATTATCCTCACATCTCCACGCCCACCGTGATGCGCTATAACCTAACGGTGCAGCAGTCGCTCTCCGGTGGAGTGAATCTTCGGGTGGGTTACGTGGGCATGCGCGGCAATCACCTGTTCCGGGGATACGAAGCGAATCTCTATCCGCAAGCGGTGATTCAGGCCAATGGAGAACTCTGCCTGCCGGGCAATGCAGCGACGGTCCGGCCACAGGATGTGAATCCAACTTGTCCGGCGGTCGCGGCGGCGCAGGCCGGGCCGCTCAATCCCGCATTCGCGTCGCTGGGGTTGAACTCCACCGATGCGCAGGCATTCTACAATGCATTGCAGCTCGCCGCCGGACTCTCCCGAAAGCGCGGGTCCATTCAGGGAAATTATACGTTCAGCAAGTCGGTGGACGATTCGTCGCAACCATCGAGCGGCAGCACGACTGATTACTCGCGGCAGTATCCGCATATGCGCACGGTGGACCGCGGGCCGTCCGAGTTCGATATCCGTCATCGTCTTTCTTTCAATTACTTTTACACGCTGCCTACGGGGTTGAGCCAATGGTTAGTGAAATCCAACCTGCTGAGTCCGCTGCTGGATGGCTGGCGGGTTGGCGGTGTCGTCTCCTTCCGCACGGGAACCGCATTCCATCCACTGTCGAATGTCCGACGGCCTGGGTATCTGTTTTCTCCAAACCGTCCTAGCCTGGGGGCTGGCGCGGATAACAATCCCACCAGCGGAGTGTCTCTCGGTTGCCTTGGAATTCCTGCCGGTGAGGCGCTGGGCGGGCCGGACCGTTACTTCGACCCGTGCGCATTTGTCGCCGCTGCGCCTGGACGCATAGGGGATGCTGGGCGCAATACCATTGCCGGGCCGAGTGTCTTCACCATGGACTTGTCGTTGCAGAATGATTTTGCGCTGACGGGCGATAAGAAGCTACAGTTCCGGGCGGAGATGTTCAATCTTCCCAATCATCCGAACTTCGGCATACCACCGCGCGCTGGGCAAATTGCTTTCTCCGGCGCGGCGGGCAATCCGAATCCAACCGCGGGGCAGATCGTGAATACGATCACCACCTCGCGGCAGTTGCAGTTCGCGTTGCGCCTGACGTTCTAG